The Tolypothrix sp. PCC 7712 region TCCCAATCAAAATCGTCATAGCATTCATAGTGGTCTACCTTCCGTAAATCCCACTTCACCCCAGAAGCACGTAACATAGGGCCAGAAAGTCCCCAGTTAATCGCTTCTTCACGGGTGATAGTACCAATTCCCTCAATCCGACGGCGGAAGATGGGGTTATTGGTAACTAACTTTTCGTATTCATCAACTTTGGGGATGAAGTAGTCACAGAATTCTAAGCACTTATCGACCCAACCATAAGGTAAGTCAACTGCTACGCCACCAACACGGAAATAATTGTTATTTACCATCCGGTAACCGGTGGCTGCTTCCCATAAATCATAAATCATCTCCCGTTCGCGGAATTGATAGAAGAAGGGAGTTTGAGCGCCTACGTCAGCTAGAAAGGGGCCAAACCACAGCAAATGGTTAGCAATGCGGTTCAATTCCAGCATAATGACGCGAATGTAGCTGGCGCGTTTGGGGACAGCTACACCTGCCAATTTTTCGGGGGCGTTAACGGTAACTGCTTCGTTAAACATCCCTGCTGCGTAGTCCCACCGACTAACGTAGGGGACATACATAATAGTGGTGCGGTTTTCCGCAATTTTTTCCATTCCCCGGTGCAGGTAGCCAATCACTGGTTCACAATCAATGACATCCTCGCCATCCAAGGTCACAATTAACCGCAAAACCCCGTGCATTGAGGGATGGTGCGGCCCCATATTCAGCACCATTGGTTCTGTGCGGGTTTCTATTCTTGCCATAGCTTACAGTGTTCTCCCGTTCATGAAAATTTAGAATTGGATCGCGTAGATGCCAACCAGACC contains the following coding sequences:
- a CDS encoding NAD(P)H-quinone oxidoreductase subunit H translates to MARIETRTEPMVLNMGPHHPSMHGVLRLIVTLDGEDVIDCEPVIGYLHRGMEKIAENRTTIMYVPYVSRWDYAAGMFNEAVTVNAPEKLAGVAVPKRASYIRVIMLELNRIANHLLWFGPFLADVGAQTPFFYQFREREMIYDLWEAATGYRMVNNNYFRVGGVAVDLPYGWVDKCLEFCDYFIPKVDEYEKLVTNNPIFRRRIEGIGTITREEAINWGLSGPMLRASGVKWDLRKVDHYECYDDFDWDVQWETAGDCFARYVVRMREMRESVKIIRQAIKGLPGGPYENLEAKRLAAGKKSEWDAFDYQYIGKKVSPSFKIPKGEIYARVESGKGELGIYMVGDDNVFPARWKIRAADFNNLQILPHLLRGMKVADIVVILGSIDVIMGSVDR